The genome window CAGGCAAATAAGACCTCCCATCAAACCCTGTCCCAAAAGCTTATTCCTTCTGTCCATTTTCCCAGCACCACCTTCAAAGAATGTGATTATCAAAAGATGAGGCGTTTCCCATCGGCTGGGTTTTGCTCCATAGGGCAATATGGACATTTCAACCtgtaataaaaacacaaaacagcaaTTAGAAAGAGCTCTGAGTACTGGCCAGCAACACATATAAAAGTACCACTAGGAGCCCATTTTATGGGGAGAGTAGTttataaatggaagaaaaaagaagaagaaaaagaaagttggGAGAGAGGCCCTTTCTGTGGTCTTTTCCACAATTGACCAGCAAATCCCAAGACCACTGTTCCACTGTACATTTTTCTAGCAAGAACAAAGTCAATTTcaatctggggacttcagatgtAGATCCTACCTTAGCAATTGCAGGCAGCAGTGCTGGAGTTCTCACTAAAGGTGGTATAGTGCTTcccagcagcaggcagcagacATTGTGCTGCTGAAGTATGGTGGTAATCCCAAGATAACAAATAAAAGTAAAGAGTCTGACTTTCTACATCcttctagcgcaggggtctgcaacctacggctctccagatgttcatggactacaattcccatcagcccctgccaccatggtcaattggccatggtggcaggggctgatgggaattgtagtccatgaacatctggagagccgcaggttgcagacctctgttctagcgGGTCTCAGCACCTAAAGTATTTTCAGTGTAATTACAGAACAGCCTGATGATGGCATAGTATCTGATCCTTAGGTGGGTTTATCATACAACAATTCTCAGAATTCCATGCAAAAACATGGTTTGGTAACTATCACTCACTTTCCTCCATTGATGAGTTTGTTCAGAGCATCACGAGAGATGACATGTCCACAGATGAGCTTAATGGGTGGGTTGGAGTCTGTTGTCTGCTGGCGTAAGATAGGGCACGCAAAGACCGAATGGTACCAGCACTTCATCCCCAGTTCAATCTCAATCTGTTAGAGTAACAGGAGAATCAGCCCCCTCCCTGCTTCTTTCTCAAGGaactccccccaccacaacctaCAGGTACTCCACCACAATACCCTTTCCCACAATGGGTCAGGCACTCACAGGCAGCTCATCCTTGTGGCTCCAAACGCCTGTGCACTGTCTCTGCTCAATCACAGCTTTGATGTTCATCAGAACTGGTAGCGCTACACATCCTGCGGCAAAACTGCACAGAGAGAGGGAACTCAGCACTGCCCAGCTCTGCGCCCCATCCCACCGACATCAGGCTTTACCTGACACTCAGGGGAGACTCCACGGAGAGGCCCAACAAGGCACAAGCATCACGAGTGAAAGTCTCACAAATCTCAGTCCAGTGGCTGTCGTCTAACAAGTGCCTGTATGGAGAGTTCTTTAGGCCCAAGCGTAAGTATACCAGACTGCCCATCATCACCTGAATCTCTAGGTAGCAAGACACAGAAAGCACCACTCACATTAACATGTTTTCACTAATGTGATATTCTGCTCTATGACCCAATTCTCAGGAGCTGATTTGTTCCATTCACTGGGTCAAATCAGTCTCAAGCCAATAATTGCATTTTTAGGAAAGGAAATCCCATATCTTCCTCCACTAAAAGGTGGTTAAAACCCTTTGTTGGCAAAGAGCTACCCTTTAAAGGCCAAACTTAGTAACTGACTCCATTGGACCTAACGAGGTCCAATAAAATTTGGCCCACTATAACTCCTGATGAGAAATGTATCGTATTGGACTGTATTTCTCACTGGAGAAATGTATTGGACTGTATTTCTCACTGGAGGAAATTCTGGCAGGAAAGATTAATCTCTCCCAAGATAACCACTCCAAGAGGCCAGTGCCAAAgtaggtttacaaacagcctcaccTTGCTGGTGCAGGTGAGCAAAAGGCTGAAAATGGCGTGCATAGCTCAGGGCCTCTAGCTCCTTGCCAGGACCACCAGCAAGAAGCCTGATGAAGTGGAGTCGATGTAACCGGAACTCTAGAGAGCTGTTCAGTTCTGTCAGCTGCTGTCTGTGAAATATTGCCCAACTGGGCAAAGGACATCATTGCTTAGTACCAGAAAGAAAACATGATGGAGCAGTTGTTACACCAAGAAGATAGTCTTCAAATTACATATTTACAGAGAAGCTTTCTTCGGGCAGGTAGAGAATGCTAGCAATGTCCTCCTCATGCTCTGGTTCACAAAGTTTGAAGAGAGACAAGAACAGAGACCAAGAACAATATTCATTGTCAAGGACCAATATATTCTAAACTTTGTTGGAGGGTCAAAACCAGTGGGAGAAACAAGTTCTCAATACTTTTCTAAATATAAAGAGGGACAAACCCCAAGAGGTTTACTTTCTAGGAACAAGCTTTGGTTTGGGTTTAGACTCGTGTTTCTCTGTG of Sphaerodactylus townsendi isolate TG3544 linkage group LG03, MPM_Stown_v2.3, whole genome shotgun sequence contains these proteins:
- the RMND5B gene encoding E3 ubiquitin-protein transferase RMND5B, whose product is MERCACVERELDKVLQKFLCYGQHCERGLEELLVYVSQLREELSTAALQQTPLSATLSLVMSQCCKKIKDTVQNLASDHKDIHSSISRVGKAIDRNFDADLCGIVPAMVWESQEKQILVLAIIEHLYQQGMLGVAEELCQESTMNVDVDFKKPFLELNSILEALHKQDLEPALSWAIFHRQQLTELNSSLEFRLHRLHFIRLLAGGPGKELEALSYARHFQPFAHLHQQEIQVMMGSLVYLRLGLKNSPYRHLLDDSHWTEICETFTRDACALLGLSVESPLSVSFAAGCVALPVLMNIKAVIEQRQCTGVWSHKDELPIEIELGMKCWYHSVFACPILRQQTTDSNPPIKLICGHVISRDALNKLINGGKLKCPYCPMEQNPADGKRLIF